The Medicago truncatula cultivar Jemalong A17 chromosome 4, MtrunA17r5.0-ANR, whole genome shotgun sequence genome includes a region encoding these proteins:
- the LOC120579872 gene encoding agamous-like MADS-box protein AGL80 has product MPWKKVKLAFIANARKTTYNKRQKGLFKKVYELSTLCGVEACAIVYGPYEPQPKIWPSPQGVQTVLSKFRTMSEWEKSQKMMNQETYMIQRVLKAKEKLKTQRHENYEKEMVMLMFQCLCEGKLMQNNISLVDSKHLCWLIDQKWKDVSRRLAPPLTSRDEKMAMMGHGYVGMTMNNGDIMESQIFMTRQYPLARSILDFCPICYFD; this is encoded by the coding sequence ATGCCTTGGAAAAAGGTGAAACTTGCTTTCATTGCCAATGCTAGAAAAACAACATACAATAAAAGGCAGAAGGGTTTATTCAAGAAGGTTTATGAACTAAGCACTCTATGTGGAGTTGAAGCTTGTGCCATTGTCTATGGACCATATGAGCCTCAACCGAAGATCTGGCCATCACCACAGGGAGTCCAAACAGTGCTCTCAAAATTCAGAACAATGTCTGAGTGGGAGAAGAGCCAGAAAATGATGAACCAAGAGACTTATATGATACAAAGGGTTCTGAAGGCCAAAGAGAAACTGAAGACACAAAGGCATGAAAACTATGAGAAAGAGATGGTTATGCTCATGTTTCAATGTCTTTGTGAAGGCAAATTAATGCAGAATAATATCTCCTTGGTTGATTCAAAACATCTTTGTTGGTTGATTGACCAAAAATGGAAGGACGTTAGTAGAAGGTTGGCACCACCATTGACATCTAGGGATGAAAAAATGGCAATGATGGGTCATGGCTATGTTGGGATGACTATGAACAATGGTGACATCATGGAAAGTCAAATTTTCATGACGAGACAGTACCCTTTGGCGAGGTCGATCCTAGATTTTTGCCCAATCTGCTACTTtgattaa
- the LOC120579873 gene encoding uncharacterized protein: MSSVISETQSAFIHGRQILDGILIATEIVEDAKSLKKDFLLFKVDLEKAFDSIDWSYLEAVMKKMNFPTLWRKWIMECVSTASTSILVNAEGLNVMMKALEEADLFSVYKVEANNHVSITHLQFVDDTLLIGERSWANIRALKALLILFEVTSGLKVNFHESMLVGVNIHDSWLAEAASPTNSDRWIWHLHVSNSYNITSAYNHLLTFTGNNLAVTHMIEI, from the exons ATGTCTAGTGTTATTTCAGAAACTCAATCAGCTTTTATTCATGGTAGACAAATTCTTGATGGTATTCTCATCGCTACTGAGATTGTGGAAGATGCTAAGAGCCTGAAAAAAGATTTTCTCTTATTCAAGGTTGATTTAGAGAAGGCTTTTGATTCCATTGATTGGTCCTACCTTGAAGCTGtcatgaaaaaaatgaattttcctaCCTTATGGCGTAAGTGGATTATGGAATGCGTCAGTACGGCCTCAACTTCTATTCTGGTTAATG CTGAAGGGCTAAATGTCATGATGAAGGCTCTAGAAGAGGCTGACCTGTTCTCTGTCTACAAGGTTGAAGCAAATAATCATGTCTCCATCACTCATCTTCAATTTGTTGATGACACCTTATTGATTGGGGAGCGAAGCTGGGCCAATATTAGAGCTCTGAAAGCTCTTCTTATTCTCTTTGAGGTGACATCTGGTCTTAAGGTGAACTTCCACGAAAGTATGTTAGTTGGTGTTAATATTCATGATTCTTGGTTGGCAGAGGCAGCCTCT ccTACTAATTCTGACAGGTGGATTTGGCACTTGCATGTCTCCAACAGTTATAACATCACAAGTGCTTATAATCATCTGTTGACATTCACCGGTAACAACTTGGCGGTTACACAcatgattgaaatttga
- the LOC120579871 gene encoding heterogeneous nuclear ribonucleoprotein A0-like yields the protein MASRWKDDKVLLIIDEDQKYSEEEWNQVEVRRRDDGLRRREEGNSHGEKGMRMHLDGSRKPYVHAAINTNKELPDDPQFRRFKGFEVCGMLEEVVVPSRRNVNGELYGFVRCSNVRDVSKLLKAVNYVCFDNFRVKEGVARFDRAAAKEVEKVGEGARDCVEEKGVLVKGVGDGKKVVGEGEKRVTEGVVQDGKKVVGEGEKIVSMGVVQDGRTRGGEGEKSVIVGKVKGGGGGYGGGESGSDGGGEGWGGAGRYRNGKEVGGGKKDKGNLVGGQIHVR from the exons ATGGCTTCAAGGTGGAAAGATGACAAAGTCTTGTTAATAATTGATGAAGACCAAAAG TACTCGGAGGAGGAGTGGAATCAGGTTGAGGTTAGGAGGCGTGATGATGGTTTGCGGCGTCGGGAGGAAGGAAATAGTCATGGGGAGAAGGGCATGCGCATGCACCTAGATGGCAGCCGTAAGCCTTATGTGCATGCGGCCATTAACACCAATAAGGAGCTTCCTGACGATCCTCAATTTCGACGGTtt AAAGGTTTTGAGGTATGTGGTATGCTGGAAGAGGTGGTTGTTCCTAGTAGGCGTAATGTTAATGGGGAGCTCTATGGTTTTGTGAGGTGTTCTAATGTTCGTGATGTTAGTAAATTGTTGAAAGCAGTGAATTATGTTTGCTTTGATAATTTTAGAGTGAAGGAAGGGGTTGCTAGGTTTGATAGGGCGGCTGCGAAGGAGGTGGAGAAGGTGGGTGAGGGAGCCAGAGATTGTGTAGAGGAAAAGGGGGTTCTTGTGAAGGGTGTGGGTGATGGGAAGAAGGTCGTCGGTGAGGGAGAAAAAAGAGTGACTGAGGGTGTAGTGCAAGATGGGAAGAAGGTGGTTGGCGAGGGAGAAAAAATAGTGAGCATGGGGGTGGTGCAGGATGGGAGAACGAGAGGGGGTGAGGGTGAAAAAAGTGTGATAGTGGGAAAGGTGAAGGGGGGCGGAGGTGGATATGGTGGAGGAGAGAGTGGGAGCGATGGGGGTGGTGAGGGTTGGGGAGGTGCGG ggcgttacagaaaTGGGAAGGAGGTTGGTGGTGGGAAGAAAGACAAGGGGAATTTGGTTGGGGGACAAATTCATGTACGGTGA